The following DNA comes from Gemmatimonas sp..
TCGGGGCAGAACGGCAAGCAGAGTAACGTGCGTACGCCCGTGGCACCCGCCAGATGCGCCACGGAGGTGTCGACGGTCACCAGCAGGTCGACCCGCTGCAGCGCATGGGCCGTGTCGTTGAACGAGTGGCACTGGGCTCCCACGTCGACCAGCCGGTCCTGCAGCTCCGGCGGCAGGGCGCTGGCCACCGCGGGGGATTTCTGCATGGCCACGAACCGCACGCCGGGCAGCTGCAGCAGCGGGGCCAGCTGGGCCCCGCGCATCGAGCGACGATGATCGTTGGTGTGCTGGGGATTCCCCGCCCAGGTGAGGGCGACCGTGGGCACCCCGTCGCGCGGGAGCTGCTCGGCGAGGTGCGGCGGGCATGCGCCCTGCGGGGCGAGATAGGGCGCGCCGTCGAGCCCCTCCGGCCCGATCGCGAGCGCGTGCATCAGCGACATGAGGGGGATGTGCAGGTCATGGTCGGGCAGCGGGGTGCCGTCGACACTGCACTCGGCCACGCCGGGCGCCGCGCTCAGGAGAGGCAGCAGGGGCTCCATGGTTCTCAGGTGCACCGTGGCGCCGCGCGCGGCGAGGGTGGCGGCGAAGCGGGCGCACATGATGCTGTCACCCAATCCCTGCTCGTGCACGATGAGCAGCCGCTTCCCGCTTAGGGGTTCGCGCCCCGTCCAGCGGGGGGTCTGCGGGCGTTCGCGGTACAGCACCTCGACCCCGATGGCCTCTTCGCGGTGCTCCATCTCGGCCCAACCGGCCGGCCATGCCCCCAGCGCCACCAGCACCATGCCGTACTGCATGCGGGCCCGTGCGTCGTTCGGTGCCAGGGCGAGCGCGGCGGCGTACACGTCCCGGGCGGCGGCGGCGTCGCCCATGTGCTTGAGGATTTCGGCCAGGTTGTGCATGGCCGCCACGTTCGTGGGGTCGAGCGCCAGCGCGCGCTCGACCGAGGCGAAGGCGAGGGGCTGATGCCCCATTTGCGAGAGGACCGCGGCCACGTCGTTCGCCGCCGTGCTGTCGTGCGGGCAGAGCGTCGCCACGGCGTGGAACTCCCGGAGCGCGTCTGCCAGCCGTCCGACGCGGCGATAGAGGACCGCCAGATCGTGATGCGGCACGTGCTCGTTGGGCGCGACGGCGACCACCTCCTCCAGCATGGCGATGGCTGCCGGGGTATCCCCGGCGCGCTCCACCTCGCGCGCCTCGCGGTACCGCGCCTGCCAGCGCGAAGCGGACGGGCGTTCCCCGGGGCGCGCGTGGGCGGCGAGTCTGGCGTTCCGAGGGGGGCGTGGCGCGGGGGGTCGCATGCGGAGCGGACGGGGCGGAGGGGGAGATCGGCTCGGACGCGAGCCATTCACGTTTCCGTCACCTCGAGCACGAATCGTGCCAATGCAAGTACTTGTAAAATAAACACTTGCGAGACATTCCGGTGGCCAATCGGCACGGGCTGCCGCCTGCGCCCTGTCTCTGGTCGGCAGATCCTGCCGAGTCCGCGCGGGCGGGGAGGCGGCGGAGCCCCCCGGTGTGACGCCGAGCGCCGAGCGCGGGACGGGTGTGCCGGGAGTGTGAGACGTTGGGCCAGAACTCCGGTCGGAATCGCTCGTCCGCTCAAGTTCCGCGGTCCGGCTCCGAGACTGTGCACTGACCGCGCTCCGGACGTCGGACGCGGAACGAGGCACGGATGCCTCGACACACACATCACGGAGGATAGTACCATGCGTATCAATACCAACGTCGGCGCCCTCACGGCTTCGCGCAACGCCTTCGTCAACAACATGGCGATGGACAGCAGCATGCGGAAGCTCGCGTCGGGCCTGCGCATCTCGCGCGCCGCCGACGACGCCGCCGGTCTGGCGATCGCCAACAAGCTGCGGACGCAGGGCCGTGCCCTCGCCCAGGCGGCGGCGAACGCCGAGCAGGGCAACGCCATGCTCCAGATCGCGGAAGGTGCCGCCCAGATCATCGGCCGCATCATCGAGCGTCAGAAGGAGCTCATCGTGCAGAAGAACAACGGCACGTCGAGCACGGCAACCATCGCCACGATGGACGCCGAAATCGCGAGCCTCTCCACGGAAGCCACGCGTATCCAGAACTCGTCGAACCTGCAGGGCACGGCGGTGTTCGGGTCGATCGTTTATCAGGTGTCCGACAGCAGCACCAACGGCACGATCACCATCAATGCCAGCCTCACGCAGTCGGCGCTCACCGGGTCCTCGACCCTGGCCGATGCCGACGCGGCGCTCGACGTCGTGAACGCGGTGCTCGGCAACATCGGTGCCGGTCAGAACGTGCTCGACTACACGGTGCAGAACCTCAAGTCGGCGGTCGTGAACGTCCGCGCGGCCGAGTCCACCATCCGTGACGTCGACATGGCCGAGGAAATGGCCAACTACACCCGCAGCAACATCCTCACGCAGGCGGCGCAGGCCATGCTGTCGCAGGCGAACCAGGGCAGCCAGGGCATTCTCCAGCTCCTTCGCTAAACCCGCGTTCTCCTGACGTGAGATTCCCCGGGGCCGGCGTTTCTGCTGGTCCCG
Coding sequences within:
- a CDS encoding tetratricopeptide repeat-containing glycosyltransferase family protein — translated: MRPPAPRPPRNARLAAHARPGERPSASRWQARYREAREVERAGDTPAAIAMLEEVVAVAPNEHVPHHDLAVLYRRVGRLADALREFHAVATLCPHDSTAANDVAAVLSQMGHQPLAFASVERALALDPTNVAAMHNLAEILKHMGDAAAARDVYAAALALAPNDARARMQYGMVLVALGAWPAGWAEMEHREEAIGVEVLYRERPQTPRWTGREPLSGKRLLIVHEQGLGDSIMCARFAATLAARGATVHLRTMEPLLPLLSAAPGVAECSVDGTPLPDHDLHIPLMSLMHALAIGPEGLDGAPYLAPQGACPPHLAEQLPRDGVPTVALTWAGNPQHTNDHRRSMRGAQLAPLLQLPGVRFVAMQKSPAVASALPPELQDRLVDVGAQCHSFNDTAHALQRVDLLVTVDTSVAHLAGATGVRTLLCLPFCPDYRWGVSGEHSPWYDSHTMLRQRDASGWDGVLGDVMAAVRQLRDRG
- a CDS encoding flagellin; translated protein: MRINTNVGALTASRNAFVNNMAMDSSMRKLASGLRISRAADDAAGLAIANKLRTQGRALAQAAANAEQGNAMLQIAEGAAQIIGRIIERQKELIVQKNNGTSSTATIATMDAEIASLSTEATRIQNSSNLQGTAVFGSIVYQVSDSSTNGTITINASLTQSALTGSSTLADADAALDVVNAVLGNIGAGQNVLDYTVQNLKSAVVNVRAAESTIRDVDMAEEMANYTRSNILTQAAQAMLSQANQGSQGILQLLR